The following is a genomic window from SAR86 cluster bacterium.
CCTATTTGAGCTTGTCTTACAAAGGGAGAATTCCCATTAAAATCACGGACACTACCTAAATTAATATTACTTGAAAACATTTGTGCCATTGAAGGCATTGAAAATGAAGAGCTTCTTGATGCTCTTATAGAAAAATTGTCACTCAAATAAGCTTTAAAAGATGCTTTAGGATCGAATGATGAATCATTGCTGAAATCCTCATATCTACCGGCTAAGTTAAAATTTAACTTATTTTTGAAGTTTTTCTCTATTTCAAAAAAACCGGCAAACTTATTTCTAGATTTATCAACATTAATCCCACCACCTAAAAAAAATAAATCAGCGGTTTTTATAATTTTTCCATCCGAATCAAATTCTGCTCTACTTATATCATCATAAAAGATGTCTAGATTCTCTTGATTAGATTGAAATCCGTAAGCAATTTGGTATCCAGATAAAGAGGAGGTCCTAAAAATAAGGTCAATACTTCTTAGACTTGCCTCTTTTGTTGAGATTTCTGCACCAGTGACGTAATCGAGAAGAGCTTTAGAATTTTGAGATGAATCAAATATGTTCCAAAAAATAATATCTCCACCTTGAACATTCATTGACGTGCCATTAAGAGATTCTAAAAATCTTGAATCTATAATGTCAGGTCTAAAATGATTATTTGAGTGACTGCTAGCAGAAATTGAAAATTCAACTTCAGTACTTTTACCAATATTTGAAAATATCTTTTGGCTAAGGTGATATTGTTCAATATCTTTAGGTGATTTAGGAGAAATATATTCTGAGCCAAGTGGCCTACCATACCAAGTTACAGGCACATTAAAAGGGCTTCCTCCTTCTCCAGGTTGAATTTTTCGACTTAAAAAGGGTAATGCTGGATATGAAGGAGACTGCGGATTGTCATTAACATTTACTTTAGAGTAAATGTAAGTTAATTCAAAATTATAATTTTCTAATTGATGATTTACATTTGAATAAAACTTTTTATGACCCTCATCATTAACTATATTAAATCTATTGCCATATAAAAAACCACATGTATTTGCATCTCTGAAAACACCTCCATTGGCTATACAATCTGGGTCAGGTATTTTTTGATTACTTTGATAAGTGCCTGCCCATAAACCACTACTAACAACATCGGCTTCAGTAACTTTAAAAGATCTTCCTAGCCCACTAATTGCAAGTTCAGCAATACCAGGAATCTCAGATGCCGATAGAGATGATCTATCAAGGATATTAATCCCAAGGACATAATTTCCCTTTTTATAATTTGAACCATATAGTAAACCAATCGAATTATCATTTTGATTATAATTGGAAGTAGTTTGACGATTTATTTTAAGCTTTACTCCATCAAAATTTTTATAAGTAAAAAAATTAACTACGCCTGCAACAGCATCAGATCCATATGTTGAAGTAGCACCTTCTTTTAACACCTCGATTTTTTGCAATGCAATTTCTGGAATAATATTTACATCAATATATCCTTCTCCATCATTCGATGGCGTGCCAGCAAATGTTTGTCTTTTTGAATTTATTAAAAGAAGCGTTGATGCATGATCTAGTCCTCTAAGAGTTACTGAAGACATACCTTGATCCACGCCATCCAACGTATTTGCTTGAAAATGCGAACCAGATGAAGCTGTAATATATTTGCTTATTTCTGCAATAGTAGAAATATTAAGATTCTCAAAATTTTCTTGCGTTATTATCTCAATAGGTGATGAGTCTAATTCACTATTATTTATTAGGCTTCCAGTAACAATTATTTCTTCAATATCTGTACTTTCCAAATAAGAAATGAAAATAAAAAGAATTAAAAAAATAGGTTTTACTTTTAATATCATGCGTAAATACAATTAAGAAGCATCTTACAAGATAAAGAGAGATTTGTAATTTTTTCTCAAAAAAAATGAGCCCAGAAGGGCTCATTTTATTTTAGCAATAAGAAAAAAATTAATAGGTAAAATTAAATTTAATTCCGTAATTTCTACCTGGAAGAGGTACTTCATTTTTTACAAATGACGCGTGATTTCTTGCAGCTTCATCTAGAAGGTTCCTACCAAATAATGAAACTTTTAAATCACCCTTACCATTAATATTAAATGTTTTTGTTAACCTAGTATCAAGCATTTGATATGCTCCAGTCACAGTTTCACCTTCACCAATATCATTTTGCTTTTCAACATCTTTCATACTCAAGTTAAAAATTAAATCGTCTTGAACATACGATAGAGAATAAACATTTCTTGCTGGATTGATTCTAGGTAAATAATGCCCATCATCAAATTTAGCATTTACAACATCTCTTCCAAAAGATAATGTTAAATCGCCTGAGCTCAAGGCAAATGTTCTACCAAACTCTATTTCGTATCCATCAAATTCAGCGTCTGCTTGTTCATAGTTTGAACAAATTAACTCAGGATGCGGATGCGGATCTCCACCAGGATCTTCTACTGGATGATCATCATCCTCTTCCTCATTACATTCATGATGCTCCTCTTCACCATCCTCTTCATGATGTTCTTCATCATGGAGGGTAATATAATTATCTACATCGTTTATATATACGCTAGCAAGCGCGTAATAATCACCGTTGTCAAAGCTTAATGTAATGTCAAAATTGTTAGAGGTTTCGTTTGATAATGTAGGATCACCAACTTCAAACCTTCCTGTCGCCATATGAGGACCATTCATAAAAAGCTCAATAACTGAAGGAGCTCTTTCAACACTTGCATAACCTAGTTTAATATCAAGATTATCACTTAAATCTCTGCCTACACTCAGGGCAAAACTATTTGTATCATCTTCTATTACAAAATTGTCTATGTCACCATGATGCTCATCAGTAACACTTCCAGATCTCTCAATTTGATCCAATCTAAAACCAAAATCGACTTTAAAAAGTTCAAGATTTTTGCTGACGAAGTATCCAAGCGTAAACTCTTCGTTATTTGCAGGATTCATAAAGGCTTCTTCTCCAACAATTGAAGAATCCTCATCAACAAAATTTAGTGATATTTTTTGTGTCATATTTTCAGTAGATAAATCAAAAATTGCTCCATACTCAATTGCATCATTCATGAAAACTGTTGGCTCATCTTCCTCATCAGGATCGTGAGGCTCATCTTCATCATGTTCCTCTTCATGACCTTCAGTTAATGAATAATCCGAATCCCTAAAGTTATATGTAATGGAATTTATTAAGCTACCATTAATATTATAAGAACCTTTTATAGAAAAACTCTCTGAATCAGTTGTTGAAAAAATTCGTTCTTCCCCATGAGGTTCTGCCTCGCCTTCACCCTCTGGTTCATGTTCCTCACCATGAAAAGGAATACCATAGACACTTTCTAAATTATCAATTGAGAAACCTATGAAGCCCCAATCTCCTGTTTTTGAGAGTCCAAATTTTGAAGACTCAACCTGAAGATCAGAGTTATTTATATAACCTAAATTTTCCTCTTCCTCTTCATCTTCCTCTTCCTCTTCGTGAATTACTGCGCCATTAGGAACATCATAATTTCCAAACTCAGAGTTTTTATAACCAAAAGTTAAGTTCAATCCATTAATATTACTCTTTGCATTAATATTATGAGTGTCGCCACTATTTACTGATTGAGACTCAAGACCAACATTAATTAGGGGTTCCTCAATATCCATAGTTGCAATTGCATTGTCAACAACATTTATAATTCCACCAGTCGTTCCATTAGCATAAAGCAAAGATGATGGACCTTTTACAATTTCAATTTGTTGGACATCATTTAAATCGATATCATTTAAATGGTCTACGCCGAGTCCTGATACATCTCTATTGACCATACCATTTTTAAGAATTTTGACTCTTGGTCCTGACATTCCTCTAATTATTGGCTGTCCCACTGCTGCACCATAGTCCGCTATAGATACTCCCAAATAACTGTCAATCGCATCTCCTAGACTAGTTGTTGCATCGTCAATAATGTCTTCACCATCTATAACATATAAAGGATTTGTGATTTTATTTGAATCAACCAAAGAAGAGGTAACAACAACTTCTTCAATATCTTGTGCAAATATAAAATTTGCAATCACGCTAATTGATAATAGCGTAAATAAAAAACGTTTCATAAAAAACTCCTGTAAAAAAATAAATATAAAATTCAGTATTTATTTTTTAGGCGGTGCTCTTGATAAATTAGAAGTTTTAAAATATGAAGCAAATCTTGATAAAAGATTTGTTTTTAAAATGACCCTTTGGTGATATGAATGACTTTTAAATAGGATTACTGGAATGTCAGTATTATGTTCACACGCCTGACATTCAGTTATATATTCCTCATCATGATGCTCAAAATGAGCATCAAAACTATGAACCGATAAACCGGTTAAAAAAAGAATTGATATTAAAAGATATTTATTATTCATTTGTAAAAAAAATTTTCACATTAATTATATTATTTTCCCAGTCATTTATTACATAGCTTCAAGGAAAAGTTTTTCCCACTCTTTTTCAGTCGGTACTTTAGGTGAAGTGAAATTGCTTGGATCAGTAATAGAGTG
Proteins encoded in this region:
- a CDS encoding TonB-dependent receptor, with protein sequence MKRFLFTLLSISVIANFIFAQDIEEVVVTSSLVDSNKITNPLYVIDGEDIIDDATTSLGDAIDSYLGVSIADYGAAVGQPIIRGMSGPRVKILKNGMVNRDVSGLGVDHLNDIDLNDVQQIEIVKGPSSLLYANGTTGGIINVVDNAIATMDIEEPLINVGLESQSVNSGDTHNINAKSNINGLNLTFGYKNSEFGNYDVPNGAVIHEEEEEDEEEEENLGYINNSDLQVESSKFGLSKTGDWGFIGFSIDNLESVYGIPFHGEEHEPEGEGEAEPHGEERIFSTTDSESFSIKGSYNINGSLINSITYNFRDSDYSLTEGHEEEHDEDEPHDPDEEDEPTVFMNDAIEYGAIFDLSTENMTQKISLNFVDEDSSIVGEEAFMNPANNEEFTLGYFVSKNLELFKVDFGFRLDQIERSGSVTDEHHGDIDNFVIEDDTNSFALSVGRDLSDNLDIKLGYASVERAPSVIELFMNGPHMATGRFEVGDPTLSNETSNNFDITLSFDNGDYYALASVYINDVDNYITLHDEEHHEEDGEEEHHECNEEEDDDHPVEDPGGDPHPHPELICSNYEQADAEFDGYEIEFGRTFALSSGDLTLSFGRDVVNAKFDDGHYLPRINPARNVYSLSYVQDDLIFNLSMKDVEKQNDIGEGETVTGAYQMLDTRLTKTFNINGKGDLKVSLFGRNLLDEAARNHASFVKNEVPLPGRNYGIKFNFTY
- a CDS encoding TonB-dependent receptor → MILKVKPIFLILFIFISYLESTDIEEIIVTGSLINNSELDSSPIEIITQENFENLNISTIAEISKYITASSGSHFQANTLDGVDQGMSSVTLRGLDHASTLLLINSKRQTFAGTPSNDGEGYIDVNIIPEIALQKIEVLKEGATSTYGSDAVAGVVNFFTYKNFDGVKLKINRQTTSNYNQNDNSIGLLYGSNYKKGNYVLGINILDRSSLSASEIPGIAELAISGLGRSFKVTEADVVSSGLWAGTYQSNQKIPDPDCIANGGVFRDANTCGFLYGNRFNIVNDEGHKKFYSNVNHQLENYNFELTYIYSKVNVNDNPQSPSYPALPFLSRKIQPGEGGSPFNVPVTWYGRPLGSEYISPKSPKDIEQYHLSQKIFSNIGKSTEVEFSISASSHSNNHFRPDIIDSRFLESLNGTSMNVQGGDIIFWNIFDSSQNSKALLDYVTGAEISTKEASLRSIDLIFRTSSLSGYQIAYGFQSNQENLDIFYDDISRAEFDSDGKIIKTADLFFLGGGINVDKSRNKFAGFFEIEKNFKNKLNFNLAGRYEDFSNDSSFDPKASFKAYLSDNFSIRASRSSSFSMPSMAQMFSSNINLGSVRDFNGNSPFVRQAQIGNPNLKPAFSDNTNIGIIYTNSNSKITLDYWEIDYEDRIEIQSAQAILNENPNGLRITRNEIGDLIGVTTSYFNEERTELSGIDINFEKIFIKFKKYGEIKFALKGTSLNKFLTPDDGNTSKMINRVGKFNYDAHTHSLPKRRINSFINWAINDLNINFNTRYIDSYKNNRPVTGLGLDYGYQNKINSFLVFDFSLSKTYEMYSGKMQFKFSVINILDESAPRLYDAPDFSFDTRVHDPRGRMLGLYLEYKN